GATTATTCACCTCGACATGGACGCCTTTTATGCGTCGGTGGAGCAGCGCGACGACCCGGCGCTGCGGGGCCGGCCGGTGGCCGTGGGCGGCAGCCGCGAGCGTGGGGTAGTGGCCGCTGCCAGCTACGAGGCCCGGCACTACGGCGTGCGCTCGGCCATGCCCGCCGCCACGGCGCGGCGGCTGTGTCCCGAGCTGGTATTCGTGTCGCCGCGCTTCGACGTTTATAAGGAGGTATCGGGTCAGATTCGCGCTATTATGGCCGAGTACACGCCGCTCATCGAGCCCGTGGCGCTGGACGAAGCGTATCTGGACGTAACCCACAACCTGCCCGGCATCCCCCACGCTACCCGCATTGCCCGCGAAATCAGGGCCAAAATTCTGGCGCGTACCCAACTCACGGCCTCCGCCGGAATTTCCTACAATAAGTTTCTGGCCAAGCTGGCTTCCGACCAGCGCAAGCCCAACGGGCAGTTTGTGATTCCGCCCGGCCAGGGCCTGGCTTTTGTAGAAAAGCTGGCGGTAGGGCAGTTTCACGGCATTGGCCCGGCAACGGCGGCGCGGCTGCACGCGCTGGGCATCTTCACCGGGGCCGACCTGCGCGCCCAGCCCGAAGCGCTGCTGCGCCAGCACTTTGGCAAGGCCGGCGGCTACTACCACGCCATTGCCCACGCCGAAGACCACCGCCCCGTGCAGCCCGACCGCCTGCGCAAGTCGGTAGGGGCCGAAACCACCTTTGCCCACGATTTGCACGAGCTGCCCGACCTGCTTGCTGCCCTGCTGCCGGTAGCCGCCAAGGTGTGGGCCTACTGCCAACGCAGTGGCCAGTCGGGCCGCACGCTCACGCTGAAAGTAAAATACGCCAACTTTCAGCAAATCACCCGCAGTCGTACCCAGCTCACGGCAGTGCCCGATGAGGCGGCCTTGCTGCGCCTGGGCCAGGAGCTGCTGACGGCCCAGTTTCCGCTGCCCCAGGGCGTGCGCCTGCTGGGGCTGTCGCTCTCGGGCCTCGACGCTGAAACAGCCGGCGCCGGCGGGCAGCTCACGCTTTTTTAGGAGCAGCAAATAAAAGTGCGCGGTATTGGCCAGGCAATAGCGGGCTGCCACTCAGGTTGTTACTTGTTGGCGGCTGCCGGCTGCTTTGCTGGCGCACTGTTTTCTGCGGTGGCCGGCTGTTCTTTTGCACCGCTCAGTACTTATTGCTTACTACTCATGTCTGCCATCCAAGAAATAGAACAGCTGGAGCGCCGCCGCTTCGACGCCCAAATAGTTAAAGACCTGCCCACGCTGGAAGAGATTTTTGCCGACGACCTCATCTACACGCATTCCAATGGCCACCAGGACGACAAAACTAGCTACCTGGCGTCCATCGAGAGCGGCCAGAGCCGCTACGACAAGGTTGATATCGAAAGCCTGACCGTGCGCACCTACAATGCCGACCACACCGCCGTCGTCAACGGCCTCATCCAGATTGACCTCGGCCCCGGTGCCGATGGCCAGCCAAGCTTCACGCGGATTAAGTACGTGGTGGTATATATTAAAACCGATGTAAAAGGCTGGCAGCTCGTGCTCTGGCACGCGCAAAAGCAAGCGGCTTAGTTTTTAAGTTGTTCGTTACTGGTTGTTAGCGGGATTTCCAGTTGGTATACCAACTGGAAATCCCGCTGGTTAATGCGTTAAGTGCTAACATCAAGCTTACTGCACCCGCAGCGTTAGGGCCGAGGCGTGGCCCGGCTCGTGGTAAACCCGGATAGTAGCTTTCTGAAAATCCGGCGCCTCAGCCGTGGAGATATTGACGAACTGCTGCGGGTTTCTATCCACCAGCGGAAACCAGGTGCTTTGCACCTGCACCATGAGGCGGTGGCCTTTCTGGAAGGTGTGTAATATATCGTTTAGCTCATATTTGACCTGGGTTGGTACGTTGGGTTGAAAAGCTTCCGGCTTCTCGAAGCTGTTGCGGAAGCGGCCCCGGAACACATCGGCGCGCACCAGGCGCTGAGTACCAGCGGCATCGGGCAGCACGTCAATCAGCTTCACGATAAAGTCGGCATCGGTGCCCGACGTGCTTACCCACAGGTCGGCCGTGATGGGGCCAGCCACGGTCAGGTCCTGGGTCAGGGCCGGAGTCTGAAAGCTGAGCACATCGGGCCGCTTGGCCACAAAGCGCTGGTCGTCAATCATATACTCATTGCGACGGTTGTTCAGCACCCCTTCGGCATAGGGCACCGGGTTGGCCGGGTCGCTCACGTACTGGTCGGCCGGTGCGGAAGTAGGCGCAGTGCTGAGCTGACCCGCGCCACCCAGGTAAAATGTGCGGGGTAGCGCCGCCCTGGGCGGCCAGGCCGCATAGGTTTTCCACTCATTAGCGCCGGTGTCAAACACGGTGGCTTCGGCCGCGTTAAACGAGCCTTTGTCTTTCAAATAATAGTTGAAAAACGGCGTTTCCAGGGTGCGGCGGTAGTATTCGGCGGTATTCTGCCCAAAATTCAGCGGCCCGAAGCTGCTCCAGTCGGGCCGGCTCCAGGCGCCGTGGGTCCAGGGGCCCATTACGAGGCGGTTGGTGGTGCCAGGGCTTTGCTTTTCGATGGCCTGGTAGGTGTGCAGCGCCCCAAAAAGGTCTTCCGCGTCAAACCAGCCACCCACCACGAGCACGGCCGGCTTGATGCCCGTCAGGTGCGGCCGGATATTGCGCGCCTGCCAGTAGGCGTCGTAGGTATCGTGCGTCAGGTACTCGTTCCAGATGCGCGCCCGCTGATTGAAGTACTGCGGCGCGTTAGCATTTTTCAATGGCCCGAGCTGTAAGTAGTACTGGTAGGCGTCGTCAATTTTCAGCGGAAACAGGTCGGTATACTTCGCGAGCGGCTGGGGGCGCGGCACATCGAAGGAATTGGTAAAATCGAAATTGTCGAGCAGAAAAAATGCCCCGTTGTGCCGGGCATCGTCGCCGATAAACTCATCCGTAACCGGGGCCTGCGGCGAAACTGCCTTGAGCGCCGGATGGGCCGTAGGCAGGCTGGCCGTAGCGTAAAAGCCAGGGTATGAGATGCCCATGATGCCCACTCGGCCGTTGTTGCCGGCCACGTTCTTCAGCAGCCACTCGATGGTATCGTAGGTATCGGTACTTTCGTCGTGCGCCTGCGGCTTGCCTTTCGGGGCGCGGCGGGCCTGGTCGCTGGCGGCAGTGGGCAGGGCGGGCGTCATCTCCTCAAACTGCCCTTCGCTGAGGTAGCGGCCCCGCACGTCCTGATACACAAAAATGTACTTTTCCTGGCTTAGCTCGCGGCTGGGGCCGGGGCCGCGCGTGGGGTAGTTATCGGCTCCGCGCGGCCCGGCCGAGTACGGGGTGCGCTCCATCAGAAAAGGGTAGGGGCGGGCCACCGACGCATCGAGCGGCACGTAGACAATCGTAGCCAGCCGCACCCCGTCGCGCATCGGGATGAGCTGCTCTACTTTCCGGTAGTTTTGCCGTACGAACAGTGAATCCTGGGCGCGCGTGGCGGTGGTGGTTTGCGCGGCGGCGGGCCGGGCCGTGAGAGATAGCCCGGCCAGGCCGAGAAGAGGTAGAAAACGGAGCAGCATACCGGCGCAAAATAGCAGATGGCCGGCGATAATGAGGCGTATGACGTGCTTCTAGCAGCTGCTTTGCCCGTTAAGTCGCTTGTCCGTGCGAGCTTGCGCAGTAATTACCCCCGCACGGCTCCCAAAACAGGGTTGGTCCATCGTACAGGGGCGATTGCTGCGCAAGTTCGCGCTGTCAAACTGCTGGTAATCAAGAAGATAATTATGTCCTACCAACCAAACCCTGCCCGTTATGAGGCGATGGAATACCGCCGCTGTGGCCGCAGCGGCTTGCAGCTGCCGGCTATTTCGGTAGGCTTATGGCAAAATTTTGGCGAGCTGAATGCCCTGGGCACCTGCCGCGCTATTCTGCGCACGGCCTTCGACGCGGGGGTTACGCACTTCGACCTGGCCAACAACTATGGGCCGCCGCCCGGCGCAGCCGAAGAAACCTTCGGCCGGCTGTATAAATCCGACTTTCGGCCTTACCGCGACGAACTGCTACTCTCGACCAAAGCCGGCTACGGCATGTGGCCCGGCCCCTACGGCGATGGTGGCTCGCGCAAGTACCTGGTGGCCAGCCTCGACCAAAGCCTGCGCCGCATGGGCCTCGACTACGTCGATATCTACTACCATCACCGGCCCGACCCCAGCACGCCGCTTGAAGAAAGCATGGGGGCCCTCGACGCGCTGGTGCGCCAGGGCAAGGCGTTGTACGTGGGTATTTCGAGCTACTCGCCCGCCGAAACCCGCCGCGCCTGCGCCGTGCTCCGCGAGCTGGGCACGCCCTGCCTCATTCACCAGCCCAAGTACTCGCTGCTGGTGCGCGACGTTGAGCACGGCTTGCTCGACGTACTGGCCGAGGAGGGCGTGGGGTGTATCGCGTTTTCGTCGCTGGCCCAGGGCATCCTCACCGACAAGTACTTGCAGGGAGTGCCGCCCGATTCGCGCGCGGCCCGTAGCCTGGGCAACGGGGCCATTGGCGAAGACCAGCTTATTCCGGCTAATATTGAAAAAGCCCGCCAGCTCAACGAGCTGGCTCAGCGCAGAGACCAGTCGCTGGCCCAGATGGCCCTGGCCTGGGTGCTCAAAGACCCGCGTCTGACTTCGGTCATCATCGGGGCCAGCAAGCCCGAGCAGGTCACCGACGCCATTGGCTGCCTAAAAAACTACCATTTCAGCCCCGAGGAGCTGGCCAGCATTGAGGCAGTGCTGAAGTAGCAATGCAGGCCGCGCCGCCTGCTGCCCTGCGGCAGAGGCGGCGCGACCCGTAGAAGCAGGGTTTTTATATAGTAAAAATCCTATGGAAGCACCGTTGACTTGGGCAAGGGGCCGGTGACGGGCGGCACTGGCAGCAGCCGCAGCGTCGTATCGAGGCGCTGGGTGATGACGAGCTGCCGGAACTGGCGGCGCAGCTCGGCCTGAGCCTGGGCTTGCTCTTTCTTTTGAAATACTTTTACCCGGAACTTGGTGTGGGGCATTTCCCGGCTCAGGTTCACGTAGCTGAGCTTGGCGTCGTGGCGCGTCATGGCCTCGCCGGCCTGGATGCGGGTAACGCGCTTGTCGTTGTTGCCGAGCAGCGCGTGCAGCGGGTTCAGGCCCACGTAGAGGTTGGCGCGGCCGTCGAAGTCGTAGCGGCCGTGCACCTGCAGCTCGGTGAGGTTGCTGTTGAGGCGCAGGTCGGGGATGAGCAGCTCGCCCCGGCTCAGCAGAAACTCGCTGCTGACGGGCTCGAAGTAGAGGTGGCTGGTGCGCTTTTTCAGGAGCTTAAACGCATCCTGCAAGGCTCCCACATTTACCAGCTCCAGGTCGTGGATATTGGCTTTGAGATAGCCGTTGGTGTTGTCAAGGCTGGGAATGAATTTTTCGTCGAGGTCGGTGCGCAGGGCCGCCGCGCAGCGCAGATTACCCCGGATATTATCGCTGCCCGGCACATTCAGGCGCATCGCCGTGGCCGTGCCAAACAAGTCAGAAAGCTGAATGTCTTCCAGCAGCGCCTGCACCTGCAAGGGATGGTGCTGGCGGCCGGCATTCGTGATAAGGCGGCCCCGCAGCGTGATGCGGCCCCCGAGCGTGTTTACGGTGCAGTCGTCGAGCAGGGCTTCGCCAGCCTGCAAGTGCGTCAGCAGCTGAAAATCAGTGCCCTGAATAGCGGCGTAGCGCACCCGGTCGGCCTCCACGCGCAACAGCGCCGTGAAGCGTCCGCTGGCCATGAGCGAGCCCTGGGGCCGCTGCGTGCTGCCGGGCGTGAGGCGGGCCGCCCGCCGCGCCGCGCGCAGCGCCCGCCGCGCGGCGGCCGCGGCCGAGTCGGTACGGGGCGGGGCCACACTGGCCAGCATGCGCAGCAGCTGGGGCACATCGAGGGTAGGGTAGCGCAGGTAGAGGCTGGCATCGGCCTTCACGATACGCATACCCTCTACCTGGGCCGTAGCTGAGCCGCTGCCCACGCCCCCTTGCGGCGTTATAAAGTACACGTAGGGCAGGCGCAGCGCCGGGCCATCTTTGTCGAAGCGTAGGCGCAGGCTGCGCAGCTTTTCGCCGTCGGGGAGCAGCAATGAGTTGATTTCGTAGTTTATTTTCCCGTTGGCCGCCAGCAGCAGCTCACGGATGGCCGGGCTGCCGGGCGATTTCTTCGAGCGCCGGGGCGGGCGCGAGAGCCGCTCAAGCAGGGATTTATAGTTCAGGGTATCAAATTTAAAATCAACGTTATAGGACACCGGCACCACCCGGTTGGCCGAGTCGGTGGGCCACTGCGCTTCGCCACGCACCTCGCCATCCCAGAGCTTGCCATGAATACCGGTTAGCTGCACCCGCTCGCCGTCGTGGCGGATGCGCACGGCCAGCTCGCGCAGGGTGTCGGTGGCCAGGGCCAGCCGGCCGCAGTGCAGGGCCACATCGAGGTGCATACCGGGCGGAATGAGGTGGCTGCCCAGCGTGGTGGCAATGCGCCGCCGGGCGGCCAGGCTACGCGGCGGCCGGCGGCCCGTCGGGAAAGGCGTCGGAACACCAGCTTGCGGCCGCAGCAGCTGCCGCAGGCTGCCCAGGTCCAGCTCATCAACCATAAAATTGCCCGTAATGTCGGTGGTCGGGTGCTGGCCGGTAATATAGTCTAAAAGGTATGTAGTAGTAGCCGAAGCCCGAAAGCTCATGCCGGCCAGCACCCCCGAGGCGTTGGAGAGCTGCCATAAGCTGTCGTTGAGGCCAATGCGTACGTCGAGGTCGTGCAGGTCGTCGCGGTGCCCATCGAGTTGAAAAACCGCCTTGCGCAGGGTTGCCACGCCCCGCACCGACATACTAGTGCGAAAGGCGCCGCGCCGGCGCAGGTCTACGGCCGGCAGCAGGCCGTGCAGCTGCACGTCGAGGTCGGCCGTGCCCTGGCGGGCGTGCCAGCGGCCGTGGGGCAGCAGGGCGGCCAGGGCGGGCAGCTCGGTGCGGCCGTGCAGCCGGCCCTGCACGTAGGGCCGGCGAAAGTCGCGCAGCAGAAAGGCCATATCGAGCTGCCCCACCGGCGAGTACACGCGGCACTGGCTCAGGTTCAGCGACATGGTCTGGGGCAGGTGCGAGGGGCCATTGTCGTAGGTACCCTGCAAGTCCCAGCGGTCGATGCGCCGTGCCGAGTCGGGCCACTGAATACTGGCCCCGCGCAGGCCAAAGTGCAGCACGATACGCGGCCGCACCAGCGGCCCGCTCAGCCCCGACATCAGGTACTCAATCCGGGCCTTGCTGGGGCTGCTGGCTCCTTGCAGCAGGGGGCGCAGCGCGGGCGGCAGGGCAGCGTGCAGCACATCGAGCAGGGGCTGGTTGCCGGCAAAGCGCAGGTTGAGGATAGTGCCCCTGGGAGGGCCGGGGCCGGGAGCCATGTCGGCCGTGTGCGTACCGCTGATGTGAATGGTGTCGCCGTTGAGC
The sequence above is drawn from the Hymenobacter baengnokdamensis genome and encodes:
- the dinB gene encoding DNA polymerase IV; the protein is MLPAEPRKIIHLDMDAFYASVEQRDDPALRGRPVAVGGSRERGVVAAASYEARHYGVRSAMPAATARRLCPELVFVSPRFDVYKEVSGQIRAIMAEYTPLIEPVALDEAYLDVTHNLPGIPHATRIAREIRAKILARTQLTASAGISYNKFLAKLASDQRKPNGQFVIPPGQGLAFVEKLAVGQFHGIGPATAARLHALGIFTGADLRAQPEALLRQHFGKAGGYYHAIAHAEDHRPVQPDRLRKSVGAETTFAHDLHELPDLLAALLPVAAKVWAYCQRSGQSGRTLTLKVKYANFQQITRSRTQLTAVPDEAALLRLGQELLTAQFPLPQGVRLLGLSLSGLDAETAGAGGQLTLF
- a CDS encoding nuclear transport factor 2 family protein, with amino-acid sequence MSAIQEIEQLERRRFDAQIVKDLPTLEEIFADDLIYTHSNGHQDDKTSYLASIESGQSRYDKVDIESLTVRTYNADHTAVVNGLIQIDLGPGADGQPSFTRIKYVVVYIKTDVKGWQLVLWHAQKQAA
- a CDS encoding CocE/NonD family hydrolase produces the protein MLLRFLPLLGLAGLSLTARPAAAQTTTATRAQDSLFVRQNYRKVEQLIPMRDGVRLATIVYVPLDASVARPYPFLMERTPYSAGPRGADNYPTRGPGPSRELSQEKYIFVYQDVRGRYLSEGQFEEMTPALPTAASDQARRAPKGKPQAHDESTDTYDTIEWLLKNVAGNNGRVGIMGISYPGFYATASLPTAHPALKAVSPQAPVTDEFIGDDARHNGAFFLLDNFDFTNSFDVPRPQPLAKYTDLFPLKIDDAYQYYLQLGPLKNANAPQYFNQRARIWNEYLTHDTYDAYWQARNIRPHLTGIKPAVLVVGGWFDAEDLFGALHTYQAIEKQSPGTTNRLVMGPWTHGAWSRPDWSSFGPLNFGQNTAEYYRRTLETPFFNYYLKDKGSFNAAEATVFDTGANEWKTYAAWPPRAALPRTFYLGGAGQLSTAPTSAPADQYVSDPANPVPYAEGVLNNRRNEYMIDDQRFVAKRPDVLSFQTPALTQDLTVAGPITADLWVSTSGTDADFIVKLIDVLPDAAGTQRLVRADVFRGRFRNSFEKPEAFQPNVPTQVKYELNDILHTFQKGHRLMVQVQSTWFPLVDRNPQQFVNISTAEAPDFQKATIRVYHEPGHASALTLRVQ
- the mgrA gene encoding L-glyceraldehyde 3-phosphate reductase; the encoded protein is MSYQPNPARYEAMEYRRCGRSGLQLPAISVGLWQNFGELNALGTCRAILRTAFDAGVTHFDLANNYGPPPGAAEETFGRLYKSDFRPYRDELLLSTKAGYGMWPGPYGDGGSRKYLVASLDQSLRRMGLDYVDIYYHHRPDPSTPLEESMGALDALVRQGKALYVGISSYSPAETRRACAVLRELGTPCLIHQPKYSLLVRDVEHGLLDVLAEEGVGCIAFSSLAQGILTDKYLQGVPPDSRAARSLGNGAIGEDQLIPANIEKARQLNELAQRRDQSLAQMALAWVLKDPRLTSVIIGASKPEQVTDAIGCLKNYHFSPEELASIEAVLK
- a CDS encoding AsmA-like C-terminal region-containing protein, translating into MKSFPLWRVLGVGFLLLLLALGLAGWLVGSHYGQRYVKQLVREQLTHNSELVLAPFEVEFSIWHDFPHLTASLSHLTLSDSSHQRTLPVMRLGRADLRLNLRELLHRRVQVTRLTLHDVAIGQRVDSLGHSWGLRGKKRVAASAPPKIDLAIDSIIIHNFGIFTHNDYTHSVLKGRIYLARATAGLHHGVLTVQGNFIGRLGQLSNRSGDLLANEPVQAWLNYRYSFATRQGEFTNTRATLNGDTIHISGTHTADMAPGPGPPRGTILNLRFAGNQPLLDVLHAALPPALRPLLQGASSPSKARIEYLMSGLSGPLVRPRIVLHFGLRGASIQWPDSARRIDRWDLQGTYDNGPSHLPQTMSLNLSQCRVYSPVGQLDMAFLLRDFRRPYVQGRLHGRTELPALAALLPHGRWHARQGTADLDVQLHGLLPAVDLRRRGAFRTSMSVRGVATLRKAVFQLDGHRDDLHDLDVRIGLNDSLWQLSNASGVLAGMSFRASATTTYLLDYITGQHPTTDITGNFMVDELDLGSLRQLLRPQAGVPTPFPTGRRPPRSLAARRRIATTLGSHLIPPGMHLDVALHCGRLALATDTLRELAVRIRHDGERVQLTGIHGKLWDGEVRGEAQWPTDSANRVVPVSYNVDFKFDTLNYKSLLERLSRPPRRSKKSPGSPAIRELLLAANGKINYEINSLLLPDGEKLRSLRLRFDKDGPALRLPYVYFITPQGGVGSGSATAQVEGMRIVKADASLYLRYPTLDVPQLLRMLASVAPPRTDSAAAAARRALRAARRAARLTPGSTQRPQGSLMASGRFTALLRVEADRVRYAAIQGTDFQLLTHLQAGEALLDDCTVNTLGGRITLRGRLITNAGRQHHPLQVQALLEDIQLSDLFGTATAMRLNVPGSDNIRGNLRCAAALRTDLDEKFIPSLDNTNGYLKANIHDLELVNVGALQDAFKLLKKRTSHLYFEPVSSEFLLSRGELLIPDLRLNSNLTELQVHGRYDFDGRANLYVGLNPLHALLGNNDKRVTRIQAGEAMTRHDAKLSYVNLSREMPHTKFRVKVFQKKEQAQAQAELRRQFRQLVITQRLDTTLRLLPVPPVTGPLPKSTVLP